The Solicola gregarius DNA window CCGAGACGTCGGGCGTCGAGGTGATCGCCGGAGACTGGACGGCGCTCGAGCAGTACGCGCCGTTCGCGCTGCTGTTCGTCGACGTACGCGACGTCAAGGGCAGCGTCGAGGCGGTCTGCGACCTGATGGAGCCCGGCGGCATGGTCGTGCTCGACGACTTCACGCCGTGCGAGTCGTGGCCGCCGATCTTCGAGGGACGCGTCGACGTGATGCGCGAGCAGTGGCTCACGGATCCGCGGTTCACGGCGGTCGAGGTGATGGTCTCGGCCGACTCGTCGGTGCTGATCGCTACCCGGCGCTAGCCACCGGCCGACCGGGCGGTGTTCGCGTCGCGGCGGCGATCAGGACTCCGAAAGCCGCCACGGCCGCGCCTGTACGGAGCGCATGGGCGAGCTGCCAGCGGTCGCGCACGCTCATCCAGTCCGTCGGCGGCGACTGCACGTTCCAGTCGAGCTGATCGGTGTTGATCGGCAGGTTGACGACGAGGGTCAAGGCGAGGACGGCGACCAGTAATGCGAGCGCCGTCAGCGCGAGCAGCGGGCGACGCCGGTCGGCTTTGTAGGCGAAGACGGCGAGCAGCGCAGTGGCAAGCAGCGCCGGCAGCAGCGTGCCCGTGGCTAGCCGGTCCAGCGAGTCGAGCTCGGCAAGCCGGACCTCGGTGTACGCCTGACCGTCGAGGTCGCGCAATGACAGTTCGAGGACGAGGACCGCGACGAGGAAGCCGGCGAAGAGGCCAGCGAAGACCAGACTCACCCGCTGCGCGACCCTGGCGACCTGACTGTTCGGCATGTTCGTCACTCCTCGAAGGCGCCGGCATTGTCGGCGGCCCACGCGGCGAAGCTGCGCGCGGGGCGACCCAGCAACCGCTCGACGGTGTCGGTGGACGGGCCGGGACTCTGCGCGTAGTCGGCCAGCGAGCCGAGGAGCCTGTCGGGGATCTCCTCGGGAAGGCCCTGGGCGAGCATGCCCTGGCGAATCTGTTCGGGGGCCAACTCCTGGAAGACCAGGTCCCGGCCGACCGCCTCGCCGATGATCCGGACCCGGTCGCGCTGGTCGAGCGGCTGCGGCCCCGTGAGCACGTACGCACGCCCGGCGTGCTCGGGGTCCACCATCGCCCGGACGGCCACCTCCGCGATGTCGCGGTGATGGATCGGCGAGGATGTCGCGGCGGCGTACGCGCCGCGTACGATGCCGGCCGCGCGGATCTGCGGCGCCCAGGCAAGGGCGTTGGCGGCGAAGTCGGCGCACCGAAGGAACGTCCACGCCAACCCGGACTCCTCGGCCGCCGCCTCGACCGCGCGGAACTGCTCGGCGAACCGCCGTTCTCCGGCGGGGTGCACCACCGTCGCGGCCGACAGCACCACCACCCGCCGCGCACCTCGGTCGGCGGCCAGCGACAGCAGAGCCGCTGTCGCGCCGCCGACGGCGCGCGGGCTGAGCAGGATCGACTCCACCCCGTCGGGCAGTGCCGTGGGACCGTCCGGCCGGGACGGATCACCGAGCACCATCCGCGCACCCTCGGGCAGCACAGCGGCCGGATCGCGGGTGACTGCCGCCACCTTCTCGCCGGCCGCCAACAGTTGCTCGGTCGCTTCTCGCCCAACGCTTCCCGTCGAGCCGATCACCACGTGCATTTGCGATACCCCCTGGGAGTCGACACCCGCCGGTTCGCGTGCCGTAATGTACGAGAACCATAACATATTGATTTGAGATTCGTACATTATGACTTCCAAAGCATCCAGTACTGCGGCCCGAGGCAGACGACGGGCCACCGCCGAGGTCAAGAGCGGCCTGCGCGAGCTGAGCGTGCATCTCACGCTGCTCAACCGGCAGGTAGGCGGCCGCCTCGGACTCAAGGAGGTCGACCTGGACTGCCTCGATCTCATCAACGCCCACGGCCCCCTGACCCCGACTGCCCTCGCGCGCCAGGCCGGGCTTCACCGCGCCACCCTGACCGGGGTGCTCGACCGGCTCGAGCGCGCCGGCTGGGCATCCCGCGACCGCGACCCGGACGACCGCCGGGCAGTCCAGGTCCGGGCATTGCGCGATCGCAACGCCGAGCTGCTCGGGCTCTTCGCCGGGATGAACACGTCGGTGGACGAGATCTGCGGCGACTACGAGAACGCCGAGCTCGAGCGGTTCGCTGACTTCCTGCACCGCACCGCCGAAGCCGGGCGGAAGGCGGCTGACGACCTGGCCGACAAGTGACGTGGGCGGGTACCGACGTGGCTTCCGTTTGACCCGCAGGCGCGCCTCAGCCGCGCCGCCGTACCTGCCGTGCGATCAGGTCCGAGTACCAGCGAGCGCTCGTTTTGGGTACGCGCCGCTGGCTGGCGTAGTCGACGTACACGATCCCGAACCGCTTCGTGTAGCCGTACGCCCACTCGAAGTTGTCGAGCAGTGACCAGACGAAGTACCCGCGTACCGGAGCACCGGCCTCGATCGCGTCCCCGACGGCCGCGATGTGCCGCGACAGGTACTCGACGCGCATCGGGTCGTCGACGCGGCCCTCACCGTCGACCAGGTCATCGAACGCCGCGCCGTTCTCGGTCACCAGCAGGTCGACGCCCGGCGCCTGCCGGTGCACGCGGAGCAGTAGCTCGGTGAGTCCCCGTGGGTCGATGCTCCAGCCCATCACCGTGTACGGCCCCGGTTGGCGCGGGAACTCGATGTCGTCGGATGCCGGCCAGGCCGACGCCGCGCCGTCGCCGTGCCCGTCGGACTCCTCGCGCGGGCCGTCGCCGTCGTACCCCCGCACGACCGTCGGGCTGTAGTAGTTGACGCCGATGGTGTCGAGCGGCTGGCAGATGGCGTCGAGGTCACCGTCGCGTACGAAAGACCAGTCCGTCACGCTGCCGGTCTCGTCGATGATGTCGTCGGGGTAGTGCCCGTCGAGCATCGGGTCGAGGAATACGCGGTTCTGCAGGCCGTCGACCCGCCGTGCCGCTGCGGTGTCGCGGTCGAGCAGCGTCTGCGGTCGCACCGACGCGAGGTTCAACGTCACGCCGACCTTGGCAGTAGGTGCCTGCTGTCTGATCGCCTGCACCGCGAGCCCGTGCGCGAGGTTCAGGTGGTGCACTGCCGCGAGCGCGGCGGCCGGGTCGGTACGTCCCGGCGCGTGCACGCCACTGGCGTACCCGAGGTACGCCGAGCACCATGGCTCGTTGAGCGTGACGAAGGTGGCGACCCGGTCGCCCAGGTGTTCGGCGGCCACCGCGGCGTACTCCCCGAACCGCTCCGCGGTCGTTCGGCTCGGCCAGCCGCCCGCGTCCTCCAGTGCCTGCGGCAGATCCCAGTGGTACAGGGTGATGACCGGGTCGATGCCCGCGTCGAGCAGCGCGTCCACCAGCCGCGAGTAGAAGTCGATGCCCTTCTGATTGACGGGACCGAGAGCGTTCGCATCCACCTGCGGCGTGATGCGCGGCCAGGAGAGCGAGAAGCGGTACGAGTCGAGGCCGAGGTCGCGCATCAGCGCGACGTCCTCGAGATAGCGGTTGTAGTGATCGCAGGCGATGTCGCCGTTGTCGTCGGATCGAACCCGGCCGGGTGTGTGGCTGAACGTGTCCCAGATCGACGGCGTCCTGCCGTCGGTGTCGATGGCGCCCTCGATCTGGTACGCGGCCGTCGCGGCACCCCACACGAACTTCGGCGGGAAGGCGCGCTCGATACCGGTGGGCACAGCGTCTTCGTGAGCTTGTTGTGTCGTCATGAGCGTGCGGACGCCGCGGCGCCCCCTCCCTTTGTCGATTGGCGGATCAGGTCGTGGTGAGTGAGTCGGGCGATCATCCCTTGACGGCGCCGGCCATGATGCCGCCGACGATCTGGCGTCCGAGGATGACGAATGCGATCAGGACCGGCGCGGTGCCGACGAGGGTTCCCGCCATGATCACCGCGGTGTCCGGTACGTACCCGCTGCCCAGGTTGTTGAGCGCTACCTGCACCGTGGGGTTGTCGGAGTTCAGCGTGATGATCGGCCAGAAGAAGTCGTTCCACGCCGTCATGAACGTGAGCATCCCGAGCACGGCCATCCCGGGCCGGGCCGACGGCAGGACGATGCTCCAGAACATTCGCAGCGACGAGGCGCCGTCGACACGTGCGGCCTCGATGAGCTCGTCGGGCAGCGACTGGGCGATGTACTGGCGCATGAAGAAGACGCCGAACGCCGTGACGAGCGTCGGCAGGATGACCGAGGCGAGGGTGCCGATCAGCCCGTAGTCGGACATGATCATGAACAGCGGCACGACACCGAGCGTCGGCGGGATCATCATCGTCGCAACGGTGAACCCGAACAACGTGTTGCGACCGCGGAATCGCAGCTTCGCGAACGCGTACCCCGCCGAAGTGCAGAACAGCACCGTGCCCACCGTGATCGCCGTGGAGACGATGACCGAGTTGGTGATCGCGAGCCCGATCTGCTGCTGCTCGAGCGCAGTGCTGATGTTCGACCACAGATTCGGCCCAGGGGTCAACGGGGGCGGCGACTGCGCCATGTCCGACATCGGCCGACTGCCCGCGACGATCATGTAGTAGAAGGGGAACACGAACGCGATCGCGGTCAGCGCGAGCATCGCGTACCCCATCGGCCCGAGCCGGTTGGCCATCCGCTGCCGGCGCGCCATCAGCCCTCCTCCCCGAGCAGGCTGGTCCCGCGCATGCGCCAGCGGGCGATCGCGGTGTTCAGGAGTACGAGGACGACGATCAGCAGGAACGACACCCAGGCGATGGCCGCGGCGCGACCGAGTGCGCCGAACTGCCAGCCCTGTTGGTACATGAGCAGCCCGAGTGTCTGGTACTGGTTCGTGCTGCCGCCGTTCGGCAGCCCGCCACCGAACAACAGTGGCTCACCGAAAAGCTGGGTGGCGCCGATCGTGGAGACGACGATGGTGAAGAGGATCGTCGGTCGTAGGCCGGGCAGCGTGATGTAGCGGAACTGCTGCCACTTGGACGCGCCGTCGAGCGCGGCCGACTCGTACAGGTCGTATGAGATCGTCTGCATGCCCGCGAGATAGATCAGCGCGTTGTAGCCGGTCCAGCGCCAGATCACGATGACCGAGATCGCGATCTGCGCGGTCCAGTCGCCGTTGCGCCAGTCGATCGCTTCGATCCCTGCCAACGACATCGCCCAGTTCGCGAAACCACCATCGGTTGCGAAGATCTGCCCGAAGATCAGCGTGGCCGCGGCGACGGACGTTGCGTACGGCAGGATCATCGAGATGCGGAAGAACATCCGCACCCGCATGCCGTAGTTGAGCAGGTGGGCCAACCCGAGCGCGAGCAGCAGCTGCGGGATCGTCGAGAGTGCCCCGATGGTCACGGTCTTCCATGCCGCGTTGTAGAACTCCGGGTTGGTGAACAGCCAGCGGAAGTTCTCGAATCCGACCCACGACATGTCCGAGCCGAGACGCGCGTCGTACAGGCTGATCCACGCCGTGTAGATCAGCGGGAAGAGCCCGAACGCCGCGAACACCAGGAAGAACGGCGCCAGGTACGCGTACGGCGCGACGCGGCCCTCGCGTTGGCGTCGGCCCCGTCGCCGCGGCTTCGGCTCGGGGACGGGCGCCTGCGTACGCGAGCGGGCGGGCGCGGTCGTGGGTGTCGTCATCGGCTCTCCGGTGGCGGTGGCGGGACAGCGACGAACGGGTCGGTGCGGTCGGCTTGCGTCGGGCCGACCGCACCGATCCGCTCAGCCCACCTGATTCTCAACGGTCGACACCGCCTGATCCCAGGCGTCGTCGGCGCTCACGTCACCGGTCTCCACCGCCAGCAGTGCCTGCACCATGGCGTTCTTGATCGCGCCATCGAGCGGACCGAGCAGCTGTGTCGGCGCGGTCTGTGCCGACTTGCTGAAGATCTGGCCGATCGGCGCATCGTTGAAGTACTCGTCCTTCACGTCGGCG harbors:
- a CDS encoding MarR family winged helix-turn-helix transcriptional regulator, with product MTSKASSTAARGRRRATAEVKSGLRELSVHLTLLNRQVGGRLGLKEVDLDCLDLINAHGPLTPTALARQAGLHRATLTGVLDRLERAGWASRDRDPDDRRAVQVRALRDRNAELLGLFAGMNTSVDEICGDYENAELERFADFLHRTAEAGRKAADDLADK
- a CDS encoding GH1 family beta-glucosidase, whose translation is MPTGIERAFPPKFVWGAATAAYQIEGAIDTDGRTPSIWDTFSHTPGRVRSDDNGDIACDHYNRYLEDVALMRDLGLDSYRFSLSWPRITPQVDANALGPVNQKGIDFYSRLVDALLDAGIDPVITLYHWDLPQALEDAGGWPSRTTAERFGEYAAVAAEHLGDRVATFVTLNEPWCSAYLGYASGVHAPGRTDPAAALAAVHHLNLAHGLAVQAIRQQAPTAKVGVTLNLASVRPQTLLDRDTAAARRVDGLQNRVFLDPMLDGHYPDDIIDETGSVTDWSFVRDGDLDAICQPLDTIGVNYYSPTVVRGYDGDGPREESDGHGDGAASAWPASDDIEFPRQPGPYTVMGWSIDPRGLTELLLRVHRQAPGVDLLVTENGAAFDDLVDGEGRVDDPMRVEYLSRHIAAVGDAIEAGAPVRGYFVWSLLDNFEWAYGYTKRFGIVYVDYASQRRVPKTSARWYSDLIARQVRRRG
- a CDS encoding carbohydrate ABC transporter permease, which encodes MTTPTTAPARSRTQAPVPEPKPRRRGRRQREGRVAPYAYLAPFFLVFAAFGLFPLIYTAWISLYDARLGSDMSWVGFENFRWLFTNPEFYNAAWKTVTIGALSTIPQLLLALGLAHLLNYGMRVRMFFRISMILPYATSVAAATLIFGQIFATDGGFANWAMSLAGIEAIDWRNGDWTAQIAISVIVIWRWTGYNALIYLAGMQTISYDLYESAALDGASKWQQFRYITLPGLRPTILFTIVVSTIGATQLFGEPLLFGGGLPNGGSTNQYQTLGLLMYQQGWQFGALGRAAAIAWVSFLLIVVLVLLNTAIARWRMRGTSLLGEEG
- a CDS encoding O-methyltransferase; the encoded protein is MSAPTDVPDLVTRALDLSRQEGFITATRHETGRLLATLAASRQGTLAELGTGCGVGSAWISSGTGGDARVVTAELDPGLAQKVQDIFAETSGVEVIAGDWTALEQYAPFALLFVDVRDVKGSVEAVCDLMEPGGMVVLDDFTPCESWPPIFEGRVDVMREQWLTDPRFTAVEVMVSADSSVLIATRR
- a CDS encoding carbohydrate ABC transporter permease — encoded protein: MARRQRMANRLGPMGYAMLALTAIAFVFPFYYMIVAGSRPMSDMAQSPPPLTPGPNLWSNISTALEQQQIGLAITNSVIVSTAITVGTVLFCTSAGYAFAKLRFRGRNTLFGFTVATMMIPPTLGVVPLFMIMSDYGLIGTLASVILPTLVTAFGVFFMRQYIAQSLPDELIEAARVDGASSLRMFWSIVLPSARPGMAVLGMLTFMTAWNDFFWPIITLNSDNPTVQVALNNLGSGYVPDTAVIMAGTLVGTAPVLIAFVILGRQIVGGIMAGAVKG
- a CDS encoding anthrone oxygenase family protein, translated to MPNSQVARVAQRVSLVFAGLFAGFLVAVLVLELSLRDLDGQAYTEVRLAELDSLDRLATGTLLPALLATALLAVFAYKADRRRPLLALTALALLVAVLALTLVVNLPINTDQLDWNVQSPPTDWMSVRDRWQLAHALRTGAAVAAFGVLIAAATRTPPGRPVASAG
- a CDS encoding NAD(P)H-binding protein; translated protein: MHVVIGSTGSVGREATEQLLAAGEKVAAVTRDPAAVLPEGARMVLGDPSRPDGPTALPDGVESILLSPRAVGGATAALLSLAADRGARRVVVLSAATVVHPAGERRFAEQFRAVEAAAEESGLAWTFLRCADFAANALAWAPQIRAAGIVRGAYAAATSSPIHHRDIAEVAVRAMVDPEHAGRAYVLTGPQPLDQRDRVRIIGEAVGRDLVFQELAPEQIRQGMLAQGLPEEIPDRLLGSLADYAQSPGPSTDTVERLLGRPARSFAAWAADNAGAFEE